A stretch of the Rosa rugosa chromosome 5, drRosRugo1.1, whole genome shotgun sequence genome encodes the following:
- the LOC133708489 gene encoding early nodule-specific protein 2-like, producing the protein MPSSYLLLFLLGVTVFTITPSLADHRDDHHKPPIQKPPTHPSDNHKPPIHKPPMVEVSHLQKSPQPPKHKPPTTLTKQEPLPEHKPSTPRDQPPKGKGEKPPPEHKSPHDHRLLETDGKSSMVDKSPREHNEPRKGEKPPPEHKGNPGEQPHHKGHEHKPPHEQNVGRRLLESSSSELDGKPPKGEKPPQERSEPHKEVKPPPKHKPPHEHQLLELDGKPSKGEKPSQEHNEPRKGDKPPPEHKPGHPGNELHKGEKPPPNHKPPHEQNTGRHLLESSSTELDGKSPKGKKPPPKHKPPTPLDKNDDHKPFPEQKPPKGKGEKPPYHDRHLGENAEKDARDPPHKPPRKLKPPSTVAKKPPTAPHKPPHKPPSPY; encoded by the coding sequence ATGCCTTCCAGTTACttgcttctgtttcttcttgGAGTGACGGTTTTCACTATCACTCCTTCTCTTGCTGATCACCGCGATGATCACCACAAGCCACCGATTCAAAAGCCTCCTACCCATCCCTCAGACAACCACAAACCGCCCATCCACAAACCTCCCATGGTGGAAGTCTCTCACCTTCAGAAGTCACCACAACCCCCCAAACACAAGCCTCCAACAACATTAACTAAGCAAGAGCCACTCCCGGAGCACAAGCCATCAACCCCACGTGATCAACCTCCAAAGGGTAAGGGAGAGAAGCCACCACCGGAGCACAAGTCACCTCATGATCACCGCTTATTGGAGACCGATGGAAAATCTTCTATGGTAGACAAGTCACCACGAGAGCACAATGAGCCTCGTAAGGGAGAAAAGCCACCACCGGAGCACAAAGGAAACCCAGGCGAGCAACCTCATCACAAGGGTCACGAGCACAAACCCCCCCATGAACAAAACGTCGGACGTCGTTTGTTAGAGTCTTCTTCCTCAGAGTTGGATGGTAAGCCACCTAAGGGAGAGAAGCCACCACAAGAACGCAGTGAGCCTCACAAGGAAGTTAAGCCACCGCCAAAGCATAAGCCACCTCATGAACACCAGTTGTTAGAGTTGGATGGAAAACCTTCCAAGGGAGAGAAGCCATCGCAAGAGCACAATGAGCCTCGTAAGGGAGATAAGCCACCACCAGAGCACAAACCAGGACATCCAGGTAATGAACTTCATAAGGGTGAGAAGCCACCACCAAACCACAAACCACCTCATGAACAAAACACTGGACGCCATTTGCTAGAGTCTTCCTCAACTGAGTTGGATGGTAAGTCTCCTAAAGGAAAGAAGCCACCCCCAAAACACAAGCCGCCAACCCCACTTGACAAAAATGATGATCACAAGCCATTCCCGGAACAGAAGCCACCAAAGGGTAAGGGAGAGAAGCCACCATATCACGACCGTCACCTTGGAGAGAATGCAGAGAAGGATGCCAGAGACCCACCACACAAGCCACCTCGGAAATTAAAGCCTCCAAGTACTGTTGCAAAGAAGCCTCCAACTGCCCCTCACAAGCCACCTCACAAACCTCCATCTCCCTATTGA
- the LOC133709280 gene encoding early nodulin-75-like produces the protein MPSNYFLLFLLGVVVFTTTPSLADQHDDHRKPPIHKPPTHPSDHHKPPIHKPPMVEVSHLQKSPQPPKHKPPTTLSKQEPLPEHKPSTPRDQPPKGKGEKPPPEHKPPHEHRLLETDDKPSKGEKPPQEHNEHHKGEKPPPKHKPPHEHQLLELDGKPSKGEKPRQEHNEPRKGEKSPPKHKPPHEHQLLEVDGKPSKGEKPPQEHNEPHKGEKSPPKHKPPHEHQLLELDGKPSKGEKPPQEHKEPRKGEKTPPKHKPPHEHQLLELDGKPSKGEKPPQEHNGPHKGEKPPQKHKPPHEHRLLETDGKPSKGEKPPQQHNEPHKGEKPPPEHKPGHPGNEPHKGEKPPPNHKPPHEQNTGRRLLESSSTELDGKSPEGKKPPPKHKPPTPLNKNEEHKPFPEHKPPKGKGEKPPHHDRHLGDNAEKDAKDSPHKPPRKLKPPSTVAKKPPTAPQKPPHKPPSPY, from the coding sequence ATGCCTTCCAACTATTTCCTTCTGTTTCTTCTTGGAGTGGTGGTTTTCACTACCACTCCCTCTCTTGCTGATCAGCACGATGATCACCGCAAACCACCGATTCACAAGCCTCCTACCCATCCTTCAGACCACCACAAACCACCCATCCACAAGCCTCCCATGGTGGAAGTCTCTCATCTTCAGAAGTCACCACAACCCCCCAAACATAAGCCTCCAACGACATTAAGCAAGCAAGAGCCACTCCCTGAGCACAAGCCATCAACCCCTCGTGATCAACCTCCAAAGGGTAAGGGAGAGAAGCCACCACCGGAGCACAAGCCACCTCATGAGCACCGTTTGTTAGAAACTGACGACAAACCGTCCAAGGGAGAGAAGCCGCCGCAAGAGCACAATGAGCATCACAAGGGAGAAAAGCCACCACCAAAGCACAAGCCACCTCATGAACACCAATTGTTAGAGTTGGACGGCAAACCTTCGAAGGGAGAGAAGCCTCGACAAGAGCACAATGAGCCTCGAAAGGGAGAAAAATCACCACCAAAGCACAAGCCCCCACATGAACACCAATTGTTGGAGGTGGATGGCAAACCTTCCAAGGGAGAGAAGCCACCACAAGAGCACAATGAGCCTCACAAGGGAGAGAAGTCACCACCAAAGCACAAACCACCTCATGAACACCAGTTATTAGAGTTGGATGGAAAACCTTCCAAGGGAGAGAAGCCACCTCAAGAGCACAAAGAGCCTCGTAAGGGAGAGAAAACACCACCAAAACACAAGCCACCACATGAACACCAATTGTTAGAGTTGGATGGCAAACCATCCAAGGGAGAGAAGCCACCACAAGAGCACAATGGACCTCATAAGGGAGAGAAGCCGCCACAAAAGCACAAGCCACCTCATGAACACCGCTTGTTAGAGACTGATGGAAAACCTTCCAAGGGAGAGAAGCCACCACAACAACACAATGAGCCTCATAAGGGAGAGAAGCCCCCACCAGAGCACAAACCAGGACATCCGGGTAATGAACCTCACAAGGGTGAGAAGCCACCACCAAACCACAAACCACCTCATGAACAAAACACCGGACGCCGTTTGCTAGAGTCCTCTTCCACTGAGTTAGATGGTAAGTCTCCTGAAGGAAAGAAGCCACCCCCAAAACACAAGCCACCAACCCCActtaacaaaaatgaagaacataagCCATTCCCAGAACACAAGCCACCAAAGGGTAAAGGAGAGAAGCCACCACATCATGATCGTCACCTTGGAGACAATGCAGAGAAGGATGCCAAAGATTCACCACACAAGCCACCCCGGAAATTAAAGCCTCCTAGTACTGTTGCAAAGAAGCCTCCAACTGCCCCTCAAAAACCACCTCACAAACCTCCATCTCCCTACTGA
- the LOC133711831 gene encoding uncharacterized protein LOC133711831: MDVTFFEDMSYFSSSDTALQGENSYFEELYHGEGEESEGGEEEVTQAGGILTDPVETISSPPLEAVAPNIQAPVSMAENEVEDTTAPPAIASTPDPQLPGTEDHSFEWRKAMEEEMEALQKNNTWQLVPPSQGKKAVVTIYLATCASTCLVPQTVTSCLLDRLQRQLASEFEMKDLDCK; this comes from the exons atggacGTTACCttctttgaggacatgagttatttttcctcttcagatacagctcttcagggggagaattcatattttgaagaactgtatcatggagagggggaggaatcagaaggaggagaagaagaagtcacACAGGCAGGAGGTATTTTGACGGATCCAGTTGAAACCATCAGCTCGCCACCTCTTGAAGCAGTAGCTCCAAACATCCAGGCACCAGTTTCTATGGCTGAAAATGAAGTTGAAGACACAACTGCCCCTCCTGCCATCGcttctacccctgacccacagcttcctggtactgaagatcactcatttgag tggaggaaggcaatggaggaagagatggaggcgttgcagaagaacaatacttggcaacttgtgcctccatcacaaggcaagaaggctgtTGTCACAAtatacttggcaacttgtgcctcaACTTGCCTTGTGCctcaaacagtcacctcgtgcttg CTGGATAGACTGCAGAGacagctagcctctgagtttgagatgaaggacttgg ATTGCAAGTAA